The following are encoded in a window of Stigmatopora nigra isolate UIUO_SnigA chromosome 23, RoL_Snig_1.1, whole genome shotgun sequence genomic DNA:
- the LOC144181514 gene encoding protein O-mannosyl-transferase TMTC2-like: MIPELLCTVVAAGVYVNTLDADFCYDDSRAIKTNQDLLPTTPWSNIWYDDFWGTLLTHSGSHKSFRPLCTLTFRLNYALHGLRPAGYHLFNVALHGLATATFAALARRLLGGAPWGLLAGLLFASHPVHTEAVAGVVGRADVGAAIFFLLSLHCYARHCGLRASRRRSPLGLWGWMAGSLWCAAASMLWKEQGVTALAVSAIYDVFVFHRLTFRQALLLPLEKKKNLKLLSSLVALATWGAILLSGRIYWMGNKPPNFSNSDNPAADSPHLLTRTLTFLHLPAANAWLLLCPEKLSFDWSMDAVPLVRSLADWRNIQTVTFYGGLVLLARFGFHGSSGGGKVAEEEATNGKSIPNGNGYHAPDRHHDADSLAAAKIATNGSYGFRHDNPGTSLPPTENLVIFSLALLSLPFIPASNLFFYVGFVIAERVLYIPSAGFCLLVATGARSLYVRLRRKRCKVLLLTLCLGLVLLNALRTFQRNRDWSNEENLYKSGISANPAKAWGNLGNVLKSQGKIAEAERAYRNALHSRSNMADMLYNLGLLLQENDRFSEALHYYKLAIRSRPTLASAYLNTGIILMNQGILEEAKQTFVTCSNIPDENLKDPHTHKSSVASCLYNLGKLLHEQGQQEEALTVYKQAVQRMPRQFAPHSLFNMMGEAYMRLNKLEEAGHWYRESLRVKPDHIPAHLTYGKLLSITGQKMEAEKYYLRAIELDPMKGNGYMHYGQFLLEQSRLVEAAEMAERAAQLESTEFDVVFSAAHMLRQAILNEAAERQYQRAAGLRPDYPAALMNLGAILHLNGKLTEAEDNYLRALRLKPDDAITRSNLRKLWNIMERQGVPTRMDQLDT, from the exons ATGATCCCGGAGCTCTTGTGCACCGTCGTGGCTGCGGGGGTGTACGTCAACACGCTGGATGCCGACTTTTGCTACGATGACAG CCGAGCCATCAAGACGAATCAGGACCTCCTCCCGACGACTCCATGGAGCAACATTTGGTACGACGACTTCTGGGGGACGCTCCTCACCCACAGCGGCAGCCACAAGTCGTTCCGACCGCTTTGCACGCTCACCTTTCGCCTCAATTACGCCCTCCACGGGTTGCGGCCCGCCGGCTACCACCTGTTCAACGTGGCGCTACACGGACTGGCCACGGCCACCTTCGCCGCCTTGGCTAGACGGCTCCTGGGCGGGGCGCCGTGGGGTCTGTTGGCCGGCCTCCTCTTCGCCTCGCACCCGGTGCACACGGAAGCTGTGGCCGGGGTGGTCGGAAGGGCAGACGTGGGCGCGGCCATCTTTTTCCTACTGTCGTTGCACTGCTACGCCAGACACTGCGGCCTACGGGCGTCTAGACGCCGCTCGCCGTTGGGCCTCTGGGGGTGGATGGCCGGCAGCCTGTGGTGCGCAGCGGCCAGCATGCTTTGGAAGGAGCAAGGGGTGACGGCGCTGGCCGTGTCGGCCATCTACGACGTCTTCGTCTTCCATCGGCTCACTTTCCGACAGGCGTTACTTCTACCGCTTGAAAAG AAAAAGAACCTGAAGCTATTGTCAAGTCTTGTCGCTCTGGCTACCTGGGGAGCCATTTTACTGTCCGGGCGCATCTATTGGATGGGTAACAAACCTCCCAACTTCTCCAACTCTGATAACCCGGCGGCCGACTCCCCACATCTCCTCACCCGGACATTGACATTTCTCCACTTGCCCGCCGCCAACGCCTGGCTGCTCCTCTGTCCCGAAAAGTTGAGTTTTGACTGGTCTATGGATGCGGTGCCCTTGGTAAGATCCTTGGCCGATTGGCGGAACATTCAGACAGTCACCTTTTACGGAGGACTCGTCCTCCTGGCTCGGTTTGGGTTTCACGGTTCCTCCGGAGGGGGAAAGGTAGCAGAGGAGGAAGCCACAAACGGCAAATCCATCCCCAATGGGAATGGTTATCACGCCCCGGACAGGCACCACGACGCAGACTCATTGGCGGCGGCAAAGATAGCCACGAACGGGTCCTACGGCTTCCGCCATGACAACCCAGGGACGTCGCTACCGCCCACCGAGAACCTAGTGATCTTCTCCTTGGCTTTGCTGTCTTTACCGTTCATCCCAGCTTCCAACCTCTTCTTTTATGTGGGTTTCGTCATTGCCGAGAGGGTGCTCTACATCCCCAGTGCGGGGTTCTGCCTACTCGTGGCCACGGGAGCGAGAAGCTTGTACGTGAGACTAAGAAGAAAGCGCTGTAAGGTCCTGCTCCTGACTTTGTGTTTGGGTCTGGTGCTGCTAAACGCTCTAAGAACATTTCAACGAAACCGGGACTGGAGTAACGAGGAGAACCTGTACAAGTCGGGAATTAGTGCCAATCCCGCAAAAG CCTGGGGTAACCTGGGAAATGTGCTGAAGAGCCAGGGTAAGATTGCGGAGGCGGAAAGAGCATACAGGAACGCTCTGCACAGCAGGAGCAACATGGCAGACATGTTGTATAACTT GGGTTTGCTACTGCAAGAAAACGACAGATTTTCAGAGGCGCTTCATTACTACAAACTGGCTATCAGAAGTCGACCAACGCTGGCAT CTGCCTACCTGAACACAGGAATTATTCTGATGAACCAGGGAATCTTAGAAGAGGCCAAACAGACTTTTGTGACATGTTCTAACATTCCCGATGAGAATCTGAAGGATCCCCATACCCACAAGAGCTCCGTGGCCAGCTGCCTGTACAACCTGGGAAAATTGCTGCACGAGCAGGGCCAACAGGAG GAGGCCCTTACCGTTTACAAGCAGGCAGTGCAAAGGATGCCCAGACAGTTTGCACCACACAGCCTTTTTAACATGATGG GGGAGGCTTACATGAGGCTGAACAAACTGGAAGAGGCGGGTCACTGGTACAGGGAGTCCCTCAGAGTCAAGCCAGACCATATCCCAGCTCACCTCACTTATGGAAAACTCTTGTCCATCACA GGTCAAAAGATGGAAGCAGAAAAGTACTACTTGAGAGCCATTGAGCTTGACCCCATGAAAGGAAATGGCTACATGCACTACG GTCAGTTCCTGCTGGAGCAGTCACGACTGGTCGAGGCCGCAGAGATGGCGGAGAGGGCCGCCCAGTTGGAAAGCACAGAGTTCGACGTGGTCTTCAGCGCGGCGCACATGCTCAG ACAAGCTATTTTGAACGAGGCAGCAGAGAGGCAGTACCAGCGCGCGGCCGGCCTAAGACCAGAT tacCCGGCGGCTctcatgaacctgggcgccatCCTCCACCTGAACGGAAAGCTGACAGAGGCCGAGGATAACTATCTGCGAGCCCTGCGCCTCAAACCCGACGATGCCATCACGCGTTCCAACCTACGCAAGCTGTGGAACATCATGGAGAGGCAAGGGGTCCCCACCAGGATGGACCAACTTGACACTTGA
- the LOC144181543 gene encoding protein mono-ADP-ribosyltransferase PARP11-like, whose translation MLTTRIAEDESQSSDMEEMDTLEPNWYWFYLAECGVWHMFEMDPSADCSVTSAQIEQCYNRNQRGVMEFYTAKYTYRLNFSVMRQVNLTTGAQRPIKRSLHSATSFRFICDNLALPVPCHWERINTDEPFQLVLLGRDTNEFKEVARLYERTMDRPIKAIQRIQNLDLWEFFCRKKTQLRKVKRALDIEERMLFHGTGRNNIQAICMFNFDWRLTGSNGDVYGKGSYFARDAKYSSKFCHNTSKHNSNLQRHGMAPAIFASEPPYKSMFLARVLVGEYTLGQPQYCRPPSKDTSLTNFFDSCVDDTANPKIYVVFDSYQIYPEYLIEFY comes from the exons ATGCTGACCACCAGAATCGCCGAGGATGAGTCTCAGTCTTCTGACATGGAGGAAATGGACACCCTAGAGCCCAACTGGTACTGGTTCTACCTggccgaatgtggggtgtggcACATGTTTGAG ATGGACCCGAGCGCCGACTGCTCGGTGACCAGCGCTCAAATCGAACAGTGTTACAACCGGAACCAGCGTGGCGTCATGGAGTTCTACACAGCCAAGTACACGTACCGCCTCAATTTCTCGG TCATGAGACAGGTCAACCTGACGACGGGTGCTCAGCGACCAATCAAGCGCTCCCTCCACTCGGCCACCAGTTTCAG GTTCATTTGCGACAACCTGGCTTTGCCCGTGCCCTGTCACTGGGAGAGGATTAACACCGATGAGCCTTttcag CTCGTCCTGTTGGGCAGAGACACCAATGAGTTTAAAGAAGTGGCCAGGCTGTATGAACGGACCATGGATCGACCCATCAAGGCCATTCAGAGGATCCAAAACTTGGACTTGTGGGAGTTTTTCTGCAG GAAGAAAACGCAGCTGAGAAAAGTGAAACGTGCTCTGGATATTGAGGAGCGCATGCTTTTCCACGGCACGGGCCGCAACAACATCCAGGCCATATGCATGTTCAACTTTGACTGGCGGCTCACTGGAAGCAACGGGGACGTCTACGGCAAAG GCAGCTACTTTGCCCGGGATGCCAAGTATTCCAGCAAGTTCTGTCACAACACCAGCAAGCATAACAGCAATCTACAGCGCCACGGGATGGCGCCGGCTATTTTTGCCAGCGAGCCGCCCTACAAGAGCATGTTCTTAGCCAGAGTGCTAGTGGGCGAGTACACTCTAGGCCAGCCGCAATACTGCCGCCCACCCTCCAAGGATACCAGCCTCACCAACTTCTTCGACAGCTGCGTGGACGACACGGCTAACCCCAAGATCTACGTGGTTTTCGACAGTTACCAGATCTACCCGGAGTACCTGATTGAGTTTTACTGA